In the genome of Triticum urartu cultivar G1812 chromosome 5, Tu2.1, whole genome shotgun sequence, one region contains:
- the LOC125506375 gene encoding putative serine carboxypeptidase-like 52 produces MQNGTYFMSELWTNDEVVRESLGIHEGTVPSWQRCDFNLPYTKEITSTVDDHLALITKGYRAMIYSGDHDCSLSYVDTQAWIRRLNLPITDRWRPWHVDNQIVGYTRSFSNNLTYATIKGAGHTTPEYMPRECLAMMDRWLSGVPL; encoded by the exons ATGCAGAATGGCACATACTTCATGTCTGAGTTATGGACAAATGACGAAGTTGTAAGGGAGAGTTTGGGTATTCACGAG GGAACAGTTCCATCATGGCAACGATGTGATTTCAACCTACCTTACACAAAGGAAATCACTAGTACGGTAGATGATCATTTAGCCTTGATTACTAAAGGGTACCGGGCGATGATATACAG TGGAGATCATGACTGTTCATTATCCTATGTTGACACCCAAGCATGGATTAGACGACTAAACCTGCCCATCACAGATCGTTGGCGACCATGGCATGTGGACAACCAAATTGTTGG ATACACAAGAAGTTTCTCCAACAATCTAACATATGCAACAATAAAG GGTGCCGGACACACAACCCCGGAGTACATGCCGAGGGAGTGCCTTGCTATGATGGATAGATGGCTTTCCGGTGTGCCTCTCTGA